TACGAACGTTTTGGGCTGAGAGCGCCCGAGCGCCCGCCGTTTCCAATAGATGGGAATGGAATCACTTCTTTTGATAATGATTCGACTGAAGATCTTCTCGTCTACCGCGTCTTTAAGCTCAATCGTCCAATTGATGAGTTATTCACGAGTCAGGTGTATTGGCGCAGATTCGTCCCTGGTGACAGCCCCCTTTCCGGCTTTATTGGATTTGAAATTGACGGCAAGCGCGAAAGTGCCATTCAGGAGATGAGCGAGGACGAACGGAAGCGGTATCCGGAAATCAGCAGTCTTGTTCCTCAGGTGATAGACCTCAATGGTCATCCCAATATAGCTGGACTCTTTTCCACCAAGCGCTTTTTAGAACGCTACTGGAATAGTCCGGCCAATGGCAATCGCAAACGTGCGGCTGCTATCTTCAAAATCATGCTCTGTGACGAAATGGCACCCGCACTCGAGCGTGACCAGCAGCAAGGGCGTGAAGAGGCATTGGCTCTCGGCGTGAGCGAGGCACGAACCACAGTTCGTAGCCTTGAGGAAATTCACCGCACCCGCCACGCCAATCAAAAGGACTGTCGGCAATGCCACATGCGCCTCGATCCGATGGCGCGAACTATGCGCCCTCTTGAACTTGGCGTAGCGGCATTCCCTTCACCTGGGAATCTCAAGTTTTACAATTCCTTTGATGATATCCAAGACATTCCTGTCAAGAATTTCTCGGATCTGATCAGGAAAGCGACCCAGCAGCAAAAATACGTCGATTGCCAGCTCAATTGGCTGGTGACATGGATCATGGGGAGGGACGTGGATATCCATCCCGTCCGGTTTGCGACACTCATTGAAGACTTCGAGAAATCTGGCCGCAATATTAAATCATCAGTTGAAAATCTCCTTTTGTCTCCTGAATTCCAGGGGATTCCCAGCCAATTTGAGGAACCAACCTCATTGACCAAATCGGCAGTAGTATTGGAGGAATGTCAGTTCTGTCACGGATCATTCCTGAAAACTCGGGGTGACAAGTTAAAACTTAACCTCGCAAAAATTGCAGTTGTTTTGGACTTGACCAATGACGGAAGGAACCGAACCATGCCGCCCAAGAGCCATTGGTGGGAACCGACAGCTCAAGAAGTCCAAGATGTGAAGACTTGGATCCAAGAAGGTGCACCGCTCGTTAAGGGAGAACCTCCGATCCTGAACCCCGATGAAGTTCAGCGTCTCTTGCAATATCCAAGGAGTAAAAAATGACAATTGGCCAGTTTACAATGATTTTTTTATCTGCGGTGATCGCATCCCAGGTATATGCTTTTTCAAAAAAGCCAATTCCGAATCAGATACGAAATTCGTTGATAAATACGGCAAGTTTTGAGGAAAGTTTTGAGCGCTTTCCTTCGCCCTATGGAGTGATTCAGCAGTTTAAGCGCATCTTCCCCGTGATGAATGACTCTATCAGGTCATCGTCCTGCTTGAGGATCGATGAAAATCCGCTCCCGTTATCGGAGCCATTGATCCCCTTCAAGGCAGTGCTTTGGAAAAGGAACCCGGAGCCCTTTTTTATCAGTTCTATCAAGATTGTGTCTACGAGGTATCGAAGATGACATTTATGGACCAAACACTTGCACACCAGAATTCGCAATTGATTCTTGGCAATGAACTGGATGCAGCGATCTCAAAGCGCTTGGAAAAACTCCCTTGTGATCAAGAAATGGGATTGGCTGAGGCTTGCGCC
This region of Bdellovibrionales bacterium genomic DNA includes:
- a CDS encoding DUF1588 domain-containing protein, giving the protein MKFLISFAVGLVISTSSVAKPLSAEGYLTKISERLTGKWPSPHEFSRLKNEKLRTGCSQVPCLQDFFRTYIGEKMDTGDFYSEAVLKTYERFGLRAPERPPFPIDGNGITSFDNDSTEDLLVYRVFKLNRPIDELFTSQVYWRRFVPGDSPLSGFIGFEIDGKRESAIQEMSEDERKRYPEISSLVPQVIDLNGHPNIAGLFSTKRFLERYWNSPANGNRKRAAAIFKIMLCDEMAPALERDQQQGREEALALGVSEARTTVRSLEEIHRTRHANQKDCRQCHMRLDPMARTMRPLELGVAAFPSPGNLKFYNSFDDIQDIPVKNFSDLIRKATQQQKYVDCQLNWLVTWIMGRDVDIHPVRFATLIEDFEKSGRNIKSSVENLLLSPEFQGIPSQFEEPTSLTKSAVVLEECQFCHGSFLKTRGDKLKLNLAKIAVVLDLTNDGRNRTMPPKSHWWEPTAQEVQDVKTWIQEGAPLVKGEPPILNPDEVQRLLQYPRSKK